One genomic window of Chitinophagaceae bacterium includes the following:
- a CDS encoding T9SS type A sorting domain-containing protein, giving the protein MKIRVTTLTKSVIAVVFLLLAALNISAQKAERLPLKGAIGFIENKGQFRNQDGKVREDLLYMYINKGMKVQLLPSSISFEMYTMEEDPQSVKESDAYTLDHSLDPEDRPIPNIRYKSNRIDVEFIGANPNPQVVAEEMKSDYLNYYLAFTPKEGIKDVKLYNKVTYKNLYNNIDLVMIASPDQYPDQALAYDFVVHPGGNVKDIRYRYQGADDRVFYDNGTMATANATGRMFEMIPESFLQNKNGIKLMPVEVSFAKHKDIISFEVGAYDKKQSLVIDPVVIWGTYSGGLYSEEGRGVCVDSEDNVILVGRTYSSDGISTDGAFQTELLGDVDMQIEKYTTDCVRLWGTYWGGSKTDHIRGVIADKYDNLYFGSHTDSPDGIAAGDPDNGNYIFRDQFAGGDGDDGVLGYFTKDGFRKWATYFGGTGTEVVRRLKFDIDGNIILVGYSESDSGITTSGVYQPDWHGNSDLILIKWDTTGHRIWGTYLGGENEDHGRSVASDDADNIYVNGSTGSKFGIKKNAFKDSSAGGQDYLLAKFTKDGNCKWSTYWGGEVEDRGRGVYVDKDGEFVYFTGYSASADGVTLPGAFQPDWSEGYDNTGEPFHDAVLMKWSTNGYPIWSTFIGGPKDDRGRAITMIGHEVYIAGTTSNATVMSTPNGFQPVFGGNDDMFIEHFDPNGNRVWGSYIGEEGSESTLALAVDKSHTHIYQVGTTSSIDIATPGVAQVVYGGYEDAYLVKIQVDTVTGLTTPASETALNIYPDPNNGSFSMKYHLTEQGTLSIYNIKGAMIYSKPLNVADEKIAVTDINAVPGIYTCRITVNGKELASRNFIVIK; this is encoded by the coding sequence ATGAAAATACGTGTAACTACACTCACTAAATCAGTTATTGCTGTTGTATTTCTTTTATTGGCTGCCTTAAATATCAGCGCACAAAAGGCAGAACGTTTGCCGCTTAAAGGTGCCATTGGATTTATTGAAAACAAAGGACAATTCCGCAACCAGGATGGTAAGGTTCGCGAGGATTTGCTTTACATGTATATTAACAAAGGCATGAAGGTGCAACTACTTCCTTCTTCCATCAGTTTTGAAATGTACACGATGGAGGAAGATCCTCAAAGTGTAAAGGAATCTGATGCATATACGCTGGATCATTCACTGGATCCCGAAGATCGCCCCATTCCAAACATCCGGTATAAAAGCAATCGTATTGATGTTGAATTCATCGGCGCTAATCCAAACCCGCAGGTGGTGGCTGAAGAGATGAAATCAGATTATCTCAATTACTACCTGGCATTTACACCGAAAGAAGGCATAAAGGATGTTAAACTTTATAACAAGGTTACTTATAAAAATTTATACAATAACATTGACCTGGTGATGATTGCCAGTCCTGATCAGTACCCTGACCAGGCGCTGGCATACGATTTTGTTGTTCATCCGGGCGGCAATGTAAAAGATATCCGCTATCGTTACCAGGGTGCTGATGATCGTGTATTTTATGATAATGGTACGATGGCTACCGCTAATGCGACAGGCCGCATGTTTGAGATGATACCTGAATCATTTTTGCAGAATAAAAACGGTATCAAATTGATGCCGGTTGAAGTTTCATTTGCAAAGCATAAAGACATAATCTCTTTTGAAGTAGGCGCTTATGATAAAAAGCAATCTCTTGTGATAGATCCTGTCGTTATTTGGGGAACCTATTCGGGCGGTTTATATAGTGAGGAAGGACGAGGAGTATGTGTTGATAGTGAGGATAATGTGATCCTGGTAGGTCGTACTTATAGTTCAGATGGCATTTCCACTGATGGTGCATTTCAAACAGAATTGCTGGGGGATGTAGATATGCAGATCGAAAAATATACCACTGATTGCGTTCGGTTGTGGGGCACTTATTGGGGCGGTTCAAAAACAGACCATATCCGCGGTGTAATTGCAGACAAATACGATAATCTCTATTTTGGAAGTCATACAGACAGTCCGGACGGTATTGCAGCAGGCGATCCTGACAATGGGAATTATATTTTCAGAGATCAGTTTGCAGGCGGCGATGGTGATGATGGTGTGCTTGGTTACTTTACTAAAGATGGATTTAGAAAGTGGGCTACGTATTTTGGTGGTACCGGAACAGAAGTAGTACGACGTCTGAAATTCGATATTGATGGAAATATCATCCTCGTTGGTTATTCAGAAAGTGATTCCGGCATTACAACTTCAGGTGTCTATCAGCCGGATTGGCACGGGAACTCTGATCTGATACTTATTAAATGGGACACTACAGGGCACCGTATCTGGGGCACTTATCTCGGTGGCGAAAACGAAGATCATGGAAGAAGTGTTGCTTCTGATGATGCAGATAATATTTATGTTAACGGAAGCACCGGAAGTAAATTTGGTATTAAGAAAAACGCATTCAAGGATTCCAGTGCAGGTGGTCAGGATTATCTGCTGGCCAAATTTACTAAAGATGGTAACTGTAAATGGAGCACGTATTGGGGTGGTGAAGTGGAAGACCGTGGCAGAGGAGTATATGTTGACAAGGATGGTGAATTCGTATATTTTACCGGATACAGCGCCAGCGCTGATGGAGTAACCTTACCGGGTGCGTTTCAACCGGATTGGAGTGAGGGATATGATAATACAGGTGAACCTTTCCATGATGCGGTATTAATGAAATGGAGTACGAATGGTTATCCGATCTGGTCAACCTTCATTGGAGGACCCAAGGATGACCGCGGACGTGCCATTACCATGATTGGACATGAAGTTTATATTGCGGGTACTACTTCGAATGCTACGGTAATGTCAACTCCAAATGGTTTTCAACCTGTTTTCGGTGGAAATGATGATATGTTTATTGAACACTTTGATCCGAATGGTAACAGAGTCTGGGGTTCCTATATTGGGGAAGAAGGCAGTGAGAGTACACTTGCATTGGCGGTGGATAAATCTCATACACATATTTATCAGGTGGGAACAACGTCCAGTATTGATATTGCAACACCCGGAGTCGCGCAAGTGGTGTATGGCGGTTACGAAGACGCGTATCTCGTTAAAATACAAGTTGACACAGTCACTGGTCTGACAACACCTGCAAGTGAAACAGCTTTAAATATTTACCCTGATCCGAATAATGGATCTTTCTCAATGAAATATCATTTGACGGAACAAGGCACTCTCAGCATCTATAATATCAAGGGGGCTATGATTTACTCAAAACCGTTAAATGTTGCAGATGAAAAAATAGCGGTTACAGATATTAACGCTGTGCCGGGAATTTATACTTGCAGGATAACTGTGAATGGCAAGGAACTTGCGAGCAGAAATTTCATAGTTATCAAATAA
- a CDS encoding T9SS type A sorting domain-containing protein: protein MKKGIQKQYVTLHILIVFFLGLNVVAAQTPQKTPLNGTLGFIENKGQFHDQNGKEREDLLYMYIRPGIKVQLKPNTISFDLFTIEADPQSISEAQGYAASHNLDPEDAPLPDFHYKSSRIDLQFSGANEHPEIVAEEMLPDYLNYYLSYTPQSGLTDVKQYNKITYKNLYDNIDLVMIASPDQYPVRALAYDFVVHPGGNVNEIRYRYQGANNQEIYDNGTLETSNERGRIFEMIPESYLQNAQGMKVLPVSVSFKKENDFISFNVPHYDVKQSLVIDPTLVWATYAGGLESDEARGLAVDSEDHVIITGRTYSSDNIATTGAYQTEKIGDIDIYIEKYDPNGVRIWGTYYGGSGLDRARACIVNDEEYIYLGAHTTSPDGIVTLGNGMHQEIFAGVEDGLLAYFDPSGHRVWATYYGGEDEDIIRRLKMDHDGNIIMVGYSNSDSGIATIDAWQPLNNGNSDLCLSKWTFDGQLLWGTFLGGESEDHGRSVDADPSGNIYINGSTGSKFGIKKNAYRDHNSGGQDYLLAKYSPTGGLKWCSYWGGEFEDRGRGVRVDPLGEFVYFIGYSASDTGVSTPGTFQPEWSQGYDGQGEPSHDAVIMKWSTNGYPVWSTYVGDGAEDRGRAVTMIGNDPYLAGTTNSPTIVGTPDGFQPTYGGKDDMFIEKFDSAGNRIWGSYYGGPERESTLALAVDNEDVNMFLVGTAESEGISTPGVAQEIFGGFDDGFLLKIQVGVEVSANEPQASNGMEIYPNPNQGSFSMTYRISEDATLKIFDLLGKQVYAKELSVASQQVIVKNLSLIPGIYEVVIANNEKQFSTKKMIVVK from the coding sequence ATGAAAAAGGGAATACAAAAACAGTACGTTACGCTCCACATTCTGATAGTTTTCTTTCTCGGATTAAATGTCGTAGCCGCGCAAACACCACAAAAGACTCCGTTAAATGGAACGCTGGGATTTATTGAAAACAAAGGACAGTTTCATGATCAAAATGGCAAAGAAAGAGAAGACCTGCTGTATATGTATATCCGTCCGGGCATCAAGGTGCAGTTGAAGCCGAATACCATCAGCTTCGACTTATTTACCATTGAAGCTGACCCACAGAGCATATCTGAAGCTCAGGGTTATGCTGCATCACATAATCTTGATCCTGAAGATGCACCGCTTCCTGATTTTCATTACAAAAGCAGCAGAATAGATCTGCAATTTTCCGGAGCCAATGAGCATCCTGAAATTGTTGCCGAAGAAATGTTGCCTGACTATCTTAATTACTATCTGTCTTATACACCACAAAGTGGCTTGACAGATGTAAAGCAATACAATAAAATCACTTATAAAAATCTTTATGACAACATTGACCTGGTAATGATTGCAAGCCCGGATCAATATCCTGTTCGGGCGCTTGCCTATGACTTTGTGGTGCATCCGGGCGGAAATGTAAATGAAATCCGCTACCGTTATCAAGGTGCAAACAATCAGGAAATATACGACAACGGCACATTGGAAACCTCCAATGAACGGGGACGTATTTTTGAAATGATTCCGGAATCTTACCTTCAAAATGCACAGGGTATGAAAGTATTACCGGTAAGTGTGTCTTTTAAAAAGGAAAATGATTTTATCAGCTTTAATGTCCCGCATTATGATGTGAAGCAGTCCCTTGTAATTGACCCTACGCTTGTATGGGCTACTTATGCCGGAGGGTTGGAAAGCGATGAAGCCCGCGGTTTGGCAGTTGACAGTGAGGATCATGTAATCATTACAGGCCGTACCTATAGCTCTGATAATATTGCAACTACTGGAGCTTATCAAACAGAAAAAATCGGGGATATTGATATTTACATTGAAAAATATGATCCGAATGGAGTGCGTATCTGGGGAACTTACTATGGAGGTTCAGGCCTCGACAGGGCAAGAGCATGTATTGTAAATGACGAGGAGTATATTTATTTAGGCGCGCATACTACAAGTCCTGATGGAATTGTGACACTTGGAAATGGCATGCACCAGGAAATTTTTGCAGGTGTGGAAGATGGTCTTCTCGCCTATTTTGATCCTTCGGGACACAGGGTTTGGGCTACTTATTATGGGGGAGAGGACGAGGATATTATCCGGAGACTGAAGATGGACCATGATGGAAATATTATTATGGTGGGTTATTCAAACAGTGATAGTGGTATTGCTACAATTGATGCATGGCAGCCCTTAAATAATGGCAATTCCGATTTGTGTTTGAGTAAATGGACATTTGACGGCCAATTGTTATGGGGAACATTTTTAGGTGGCGAGAGCGAAGATCATGGCAGAAGTGTGGATGCTGATCCAAGTGGTAATATATACATCAATGGAAGCACAGGAAGCAAGTTTGGTATAAAGAAAAATGCGTATCGCGATCATAATTCTGGGGGACAGGATTATTTATTGGCTAAATACAGCCCAACCGGTGGATTAAAATGGTGCTCTTATTGGGGCGGTGAATTTGAAGATCGTGGAAGGGGCGTGAGAGTTGATCCATTAGGTGAGTTTGTCTATTTTATTGGATATAGCGCGAGTGACACCGGTGTTTCCACACCGGGTACTTTTCAACCTGAATGGAGCCAGGGATATGATGGACAAGGCGAGCCTTCTCATGACGCAGTAATAATGAAATGGAGTACGAATGGTTATCCGGTCTGGTCAACATATGTGGGCGATGGTGCTGAAGACCGCGGCCGTGCCGTTACCATGATCGGAAATGATCCTTATCTCGCAGGTACTACAAATTCTCCTACCATTGTAGGAACACCAGATGGTTTTCAACCTACGTATGGCGGTAAAGATGATATGTTTATAGAAAAGTTTGATTCTGCGGGTAACCGGATCTGGGGCAGCTATTACGGCGGTCCGGAAAGAGAAAGTACCCTTGCCCTTGCTGTGGACAATGAAGATGTAAACATGTTTTTGGTTGGAACAGCAGAAAGTGAAGGTATCAGCACACCTGGTGTTGCACAGGAAATATTTGGTGGGTTTGACGATGGTTTTTTGCTTAAGATACAGGTAGGAGTGGAAGTTTCGGCAAACGAACCCCAGGCAAGCAATGGCATGGAAATTTATCCGAATCCTAACCAGGGCAGTTTTTCTATGACTTACCGGATTTCCGAAGATGCCACTTTAAAGATTTTTGATCTGCTGGGCAAACAGGTTTATGCAAAAGAATTGAGTGTTGCCTCACAACAGGTGATTGTAAAAAATCTTTCCCTCATTCCGGGCATTTATGAAGTGGTGATTGCAAACAATGAAAAGCAATTTTCAACTAAGAAGATGATTGTAGTGAAATAA
- a CDS encoding cation:proton antiporter, whose protein sequence is MASNSTHDFLSYLIIITTLLLLGRGFGELFRKWKQPAVMGELIAGLLVGPSVLGNLFPSFFHELFFSSANAQFAFDGISRIAIILFLFVAGMEVHLHDVLKRGKAAAKISLSSIVFPFAAGFAGTWIFFDHFLSNGHADKLVPAMFMGTALSITALSVLAKILFDLELGRSRFGSLLLTAAMINDFAGWMLFTVVISLGDLQEEGMGLWQTILLVMIFTIILLTEGRRAIDKLFEFASRELKGPGASLALAIMLCLLGAIFTEWVGIHAIFGAFLTGVAVGDSRNFSRKAKDMLHEFVSNLLAPLFFVSIGLRVNFIKDFDVFICIFVLSIACLGKLIGGFIGARLSGFKTNKAIAVGFAMNARGSMEIVLGILALQAGIINEKVFVGLVVMTFVTILIAGPSMRYYLNRHNRLYPLN, encoded by the coding sequence ATGGCTTCCAATTCAACGCATGATTTTTTATCCTATCTTATTATTATCACCACTTTATTATTACTCGGCAGAGGATTTGGTGAGTTATTCAGGAAATGGAAACAACCGGCTGTAATGGGGGAATTGATTGCAGGTTTATTAGTGGGTCCCTCCGTCTTAGGTAATTTGTTTCCTTCCTTTTTTCATGAGCTATTTTTTTCATCTGCAAATGCACAATTTGCATTTGATGGCATTTCCCGTATCGCTATCATTTTGTTTCTTTTTGTTGCGGGAATGGAAGTGCACTTACATGATGTATTGAAAAGAGGGAAAGCAGCAGCTAAGATCAGCTTATCAAGCATTGTATTTCCCTTTGCTGCCGGATTTGCAGGCACCTGGATTTTCTTTGATCATTTTTTAAGTAATGGTCATGCTGACAAGTTGGTGCCTGCTATGTTTATGGGAACTGCGTTATCAATAACAGCTTTATCTGTGCTGGCAAAAATTCTGTTTGATCTTGAGTTAGGAAGGTCACGATTCGGAAGTCTCTTGTTAACGGCTGCCATGATCAATGATTTTGCAGGTTGGATGTTATTCACGGTAGTAATAAGCCTGGGTGATTTACAAGAGGAAGGCATGGGCTTATGGCAGACCATTTTATTGGTGATGATTTTTACCATTATTCTATTAACAGAAGGACGAAGGGCAATTGACAAACTTTTTGAATTTGCTTCACGAGAACTTAAAGGTCCCGGGGCTTCATTGGCTTTAGCCATTATGTTATGCCTGCTCGGTGCCATCTTTACAGAATGGGTAGGAATTCATGCAATATTCGGCGCTTTTTTAACTGGTGTAGCAGTGGGTGATTCCCGGAATTTCAGTCGTAAAGCAAAAGATATGTTACATGAATTTGTTTCTAATCTTTTAGCCCCGCTGTTTTTTGTTTCCATTGGATTGCGCGTTAATTTCATTAAAGATTTCGATGTTTTCATTTGCATTTTTGTGCTGTCGATTGCATGTTTGGGTAAGTTGATTGGCGGGTTTATCGGAGCACGCTTAAGCGGGTTCAAAACAAATAAAGCGATTGCGGTAGGCTTCGCAATGAATGCCCGGGGCTCAATGGAAATTGTGCTCGGAATCCTTGCACTTCAGGCAGGAATCATAAATGAAAAGGTGTTTGTTGGTTTGGTCGTGATGACCTTTGTAACGATACTTATCGCTGGTCCTTCGATGCGTTATTATCTAAACAGGCACAATCGTTTGTATCCACTCAATTAA